One Pectobacterium cacticida genomic window, TTCACGACGCGCCGACGGATGAAATACAGGCTGGCGGAGAAAGATCCGCCTACGCCCTGAAGTTTATTCGTTGCCAACGCCTGCGCGGGGGATAACCCTGCCGCCAGTAAAGCCGGGATCGTCAATAACCCGCCCCCGCCCGCGATGGCATCAATAAATCCGGCTAACGCGCCGACAAAAAACAGTAATGACAGTATGTCTGCGCCTAAGACTACCCCATCCATCGTTATCTATTATCTCGTAGTAAAATGTCTGTCGAGTAAGGCCTGACAAGAGGCGGGCAATGGCGGCGGCGTTGTTTTCTCTGGCGCTTTACCACCTGGCTGCTTCGGCTGGAACCAACTGGTTAGCTCTGCCCCACACCCGTCACCGGGTGGCGGTTCGATCTGATCCTGGCACTCCAGGCTCTCCGCCGGACAGCGCAGACGCACATGCATATGTGCGCGATGCGCGAACCAGGGGCGGACTTTACGCAGCCAATCGCGATCGTCTCCCGCTTCGGCGCAAAGCTGTTTTTTAATCGCCGGATTGACGAAGATACGCGTCACATTGCTGTCTAATGCGGCGGTTTTAATCAAGGTGGTGACGTCAGATCGCCAGACACGCGGATTGACGCTAAGCCCGTTGGCCTTCACCAGATCGATTGGCTGTGGCCTCAGTAACTGTTGCTCACTCCAACGCTGCCTGGGCAACTGCAACCAGATGTCGACATCCAGCCCGGATTGATGGCTGGCATGACCGCTGCTGAAACGCCCGCCGACAGGCATACCCATATCGCCCACCAACACAATACCCGACGTTGTGCGCTTAACATCGCGGCTCAGGCGCTGAATAAACGCCAAAAGATTGGGGTGACCGAAATAACGCCGTTGATCGACACGCATCACCTGATAATCTGGCGATTGTAAAGGCAACGGTTGGGCGCCAATGATACAGCCATTGGAAAAACTCCCGATCGACTGCGGCGCACCTGCAACCGGATGTGCGATCTCCTGCCAGGGCGTCTTCGCCCATGCGGCATGCGACCAAAGTGTCGTGCTCAGCGACAGTGCGAGAATACCAATGTACGCGTGTTTCATCGTTTTACCAGCGAGGAACCTGACTGTTGACATCCCCACACTGTGCGCGTTGGCGCAGCAGGTGATCCATTAACACAATCGCCATCATGGCTTCAGCGATGGGTACCGCACGAATGCCTACGCACGGGTCGTGTCGC contains:
- the mepA gene encoding penicillin-insensitive murein endopeptidase, whose amino-acid sequence is MKHAYIGILALSLSTTLWSHAAWAKTPWQEIAHPVAGAPQSIGSFSNGCIIGAQPLPLQSPDYQVMRVDQRRYFGHPNLLAFIQRLSRDVKRTTSGIVLVGDMGMPVGGRFSSGHASHQSGLDVDIWLQLPRQRWSEQQLLRPQPIDLVKANGLSVNPRVWRSDVTTLIKTAALDSNVTRIFVNPAIKKQLCAEAGDDRDWLRKVRPWFAHRAHMHVRLRCPAESLECQDQIEPPPGDGCGAELTSWFQPKQPGGKAPEKTTPPPLPASCQALLDRHFTTR